From the Kazachstania africana CBS 2517 chromosome 12, complete genome genome, the window CATCTCGTGTATATCTATCATCTAAGACATATGTAAGGTCATCCAAACTGGGGCAGTTTATTTCTTCATATTTAGAAGCGATAAACAAGGCAGTGGCTCCAACTAATTGAAGACGATTTAAGGTacttattttctttgaaagaaacCTATCCATCAAGTTAATTGTGAGAAATAAAGTTTCTGGTAATAATTGAAATCTGCCATGTGCTTCCACTATCCAGTTCACTAACGTTGCCCGTACGGACCAAGTTAATTCAGGTTGATGTATTATGTAATTTGGATTTGGAGAATATTTGACTTCTAATTCTTGGAAATAGTGAAAAATGTCCACACTTAATTCTGACACCATCACAGGATCATATGTATCTTCGTCAGCTGGATCAGGTACAGAGGAAAATAGGGTTTCAAATGCATAATCTAATAAAATCTTGGATTGTTCCGTATATACAGGTAAAAGTCGAGTTGTTATCTTCTCAACTTCATAGTTATTTTGATGTTGAAAACTATCATCTGACAGAACGTCGTTAATTCTCTTCCTCAAACTGTCATTGGAATCTCTGTAAATAGAAATAGCATTGTCAGCTTTCTGTGTGTTAGATTCACTTCGATGCTGCCTGTTTGATGCTTGCTGTGTAATATCGCCCAGCACAGTCCTTTTAGTCAACGGTTTCGAAACTTTATGGTTCACTCTTCGGTACTGATTCTCtgcttcaaaattgatgcCAGCTACTGCAGTTATATTGGATCGTATGCTGTCATGTGCTGTATAATTACGGTTCGGCTGGTACATCTTTAGCAGTAACTCCTACTGTACTGGTCTCCAAACAAAAAGTCACAGGTTAACCTGGAGGTAGTTGTCAATTATAGCTTTGTAGAGGGCAACAATGAATCTCAGCAGGAATAGCTCAACCTAAATTGACCAGCTTTTCATTCGCTCATTTTTTGTGTTGTGACAGAGgtttttgtttgttttgattttggCCTAATCGGGCAAGTTCTTCGaggaatttttcaaaattggcAGTAATACTGAGATTATAAGTCTTTTCAAGTGAAATGTCAGCTATTAATGCCAAGGAAGGCTAGCCCCTTCGGTACGAGTTGACAATCAGATGCAGTCCTAATAGAGGCTATGAAATGCCTGTGCTTTTCAGAggtttcttgaaaaaactgACTCCAA encodes:
- the CLB4 gene encoding B-type cyclin CLB4 (similar to Saccharomyces cerevisiae CLB3 (YDL155W) and CLB4 (YLR210W); ancestral locus Anc_7.332); translated protein: MYQPNRNYTAHDSIRSNITAVAGINFEAENQYRRVNHKVSKPLTKRTVLGDITQQASNRQHRSESNTQKADNAISIYRDSNDSLRKRINDVLSDDSFQHQNNYEVEKITTRLLPVYTEQSKILLDYAFETLFSSVPDPADEDTYDPVMVSELSVDIFHYFQELEVKYSPNPNYIIHQPELTWSVRATLVNWIVEAHGRFQLLPETLFLTINLMDRFLSKKISTLNRLQLVGATALFIASKYEEINCPSLDDLTYVLDDRYTRDEIIQAEKYMINALEFEIGWPGPMSFLRRISKADNYDYEVRTLAKYFLETTIMDSKMISSPTSWLAAGSYYLAKIVAHMDKNWSLKHVYFSGYTREQLEELVNCILENCKIGKSNHRAVWNKYSTKPYGCCVQIFEKWLAISGF